A window of the Streptomyces sp. NBC_00250 genome harbors these coding sequences:
- a CDS encoding AfsR/SARP family transcriptional regulator, which produces MDRENGPRVPVQRAPRTRAGAGTGPGTGEVDDTGTTAGTDRPKGGEAAGAGTHSSHAAPSGTHAADRGADAAATAAADPAADTRAATGPADVTDVTAPGLLRFAVLGPVRAWRDDEPVPTGSPQQRALLAALLLRGGRTATASELIDALWGEESPSQALAAVRTYASRLRKALGPKVLVSESGGYALRTSAAALDVATAQELGAEAEKLRAAGDRAGARDRLAEALDLWDGEVLASVPGPYAETQRTRLEEWRLTLLETRLDIDLEVGAHAEAVSELTALTAAHPLRERLRELLMLALYRSGRQAEALAVYADTRRLLADELGVDPTPELSRLQQRILQADAELARPVEEAAPAAAPVARPAQLPATVPDFTGRAAFVRELGDRLATAEGHVMAVSALAGIGGVGKTTLAVHVAHEARRHFPDGQLYVDLQGAGSRAAATETVLGSFLRALGTPDSAIPDSLDDRAALYRSTLDGRRVLVLLDNARDAAQIRPLLPGTAGCAALVTSRIRMVDLAGAHLVDLDVMSPEEALQLFTRIVGEERVQAEREAALDVVAACGFLPLAIRIAASRLAARRTWTVSVLAAKLADSRRRLDELQAGDLAVKATFELGYGQLEPAQARAFRLLGLADGPDISLAAAAAVLDLSLWDTEDLLEALVDTSLLESAAPGRYRYHDLVRLYARACADRDEQPPSEKEAALSRLLDFYLSTAARVYAIERPGDRLVDHLEPTTHEGLTFTDRHTAQDWLYAEANCLLACVRQSAAAPGTLRRAVDLLWASLDLAESGANSREYETVATVLRDAASTAGDVRAEGRAANTLAYVHHYQGRFDQADQEADEVVRMARSVDDPLPICWALNARGAIAHYQARYEDADKHLSLAISGFRDAEDRAGEAAALCNLSRIHLATGRTADAVRMAQQGADMYDEMGHALKGANGRYALGLALTESGRLEDAGEQLREALAVFVDSRQRLWEGMTLFRIAEVDIAARRYGAAAAGAEKALTVLRGIGGDWRRGNVLTVLGRALHGIGQSGRAQVCWREALDIYEELSVPEASEVRALLAPVAAA; this is translated from the coding sequence ATGGACCGTGAGAACGGACCGCGAGTTCCGGTGCAACGGGCTCCGAGGACGCGCGCGGGCGCCGGCACGGGCCCGGGCACCGGCGAGGTCGACGACACGGGCACGACCGCGGGCACGGACCGCCCGAAGGGCGGCGAGGCGGCGGGTGCGGGTACGCATTCCAGCCATGCCGCCCCGAGCGGCACGCACGCCGCCGACCGGGGTGCGGACGCGGCTGCGACGGCCGCGGCGGACCCTGCCGCCGACACCCGGGCCGCCACCGGCCCCGCCGACGTCACCGACGTCACCGCCCCCGGACTCCTCCGCTTCGCCGTGCTCGGGCCCGTCCGCGCCTGGCGCGACGACGAACCCGTACCCACCGGGTCGCCCCAGCAGCGGGCCCTGCTCGCCGCCCTGCTCCTCCGCGGCGGGCGCACCGCCACCGCCTCCGAGCTGATCGACGCCCTCTGGGGCGAGGAGTCGCCCTCGCAGGCCCTCGCGGCCGTACGGACGTACGCCTCCCGGCTCCGCAAGGCACTCGGCCCCAAGGTCCTCGTCAGCGAGTCCGGCGGGTACGCCCTGCGCACCTCCGCCGCCGCCCTCGACGTCGCCACCGCCCAGGAACTCGGCGCCGAGGCCGAGAAGCTGCGCGCCGCCGGGGACCGGGCCGGTGCCCGCGACCGGCTCGCCGAGGCGCTCGACCTGTGGGACGGCGAGGTGCTGGCCTCCGTACCGGGGCCGTACGCCGAGACGCAGCGGACCCGCCTGGAGGAGTGGCGGCTCACGCTCCTGGAGACCCGCCTCGACATCGACCTGGAGGTCGGCGCGCACGCGGAGGCCGTGTCCGAGCTGACCGCGCTCACCGCCGCGCACCCGCTGCGCGAGCGGCTCCGCGAGCTGCTGATGCTCGCGCTGTACCGCAGCGGACGGCAGGCCGAGGCGCTCGCCGTGTACGCCGACACCCGCCGGCTGCTCGCCGACGAACTCGGCGTCGACCCCACCCCCGAACTCTCCCGGCTCCAGCAGCGCATCCTGCAGGCCGACGCCGAACTCGCCCGCCCGGTCGAGGAGGCCGCCCCGGCCGCCGCACCCGTCGCCCGCCCCGCCCAACTCCCCGCGACCGTCCCGGACTTCACGGGCCGCGCCGCCTTCGTACGGGAACTCGGCGACCGGCTCGCCACCGCCGAGGGCCACGTCATGGCCGTCTCGGCGCTCGCGGGCATCGGCGGGGTCGGCAAGACGACGCTGGCCGTTCACGTCGCGCACGAGGCGAGACGGCACTTCCCGGACGGGCAGCTGTACGTGGACCTCCAGGGCGCGGGCTCCCGCGCGGCGGCGACCGAGACCGTCCTGGGCTCCTTCCTCCGCGCGCTCGGCACCCCGGACTCGGCCATCCCCGACTCGCTCGACGACCGGGCGGCGCTGTACCGCTCCACTCTCGACGGACGCCGGGTCCTGGTCCTCCTGGACAACGCCCGTGACGCCGCCCAGATCCGCCCGCTGCTTCCCGGTACGGCGGGCTGCGCGGCCCTCGTCACCAGCCGGATCCGAATGGTGGACCTGGCCGGTGCGCACCTGGTGGACCTCGATGTGATGTCCCCGGAGGAGGCACTCCAGCTCTTCACCCGGATCGTCGGCGAGGAGCGGGTCCAGGCGGAACGGGAGGCGGCCCTCGACGTCGTCGCGGCCTGCGGTTTCCTGCCCCTGGCCATCCGCATCGCCGCGTCCCGGCTCGCGGCCCGCCGCACCTGGACGGTCTCGGTCCTGGCGGCGAAGCTGGCGGACTCGCGGCGGCGCCTGGACGAGCTCCAGGCGGGCGACCTCGCGGTGAAGGCGACGTTCGAACTCGGCTACGGGCAGCTGGAACCGGCGCAGGCGCGCGCGTTCCGTCTGCTCGGCCTCGCGGACGGCCCGGACATCTCCCTCGCGGCGGCCGCGGCCGTCCTGGACCTGTCGCTCTGGGACACGGAGGACCTCCTGGAGGCCCTCGTCGACACATCCCTCCTGGAGTCGGCGGCACCCGGCCGGTACCGGTACCACGACCTGGTCCGGCTCTACGCGCGTGCGTGCGCGGACCGCGACGAGCAGCCGCCGTCGGAGAAGGAGGCGGCGCTCTCCCGGCTCCTGGACTTCTACCTGTCGACGGCGGCGCGGGTCTACGCGATCGAACGCCCCGGCGACCGCCTCGTCGACCACCTGGAACCCACCACCCACGAGGGCCTCACCTTCACCGACCGCCACACGGCCCAGGACTGGCTCTACGCCGAGGCGAACTGCCTCCTGGCCTGCGTCCGCCAGTCCGCGGCGGCCCCGGGAACCCTCCGCCGAGCGGTGGACCTCCTGTGGGCGTCCCTGGACCTGGCGGAGTCGGGCGCGAACTCCCGCGAGTACGAGACGGTGGCCACGGTGCTGCGGGACGCGGCGAGCACGGCCGGCGATGTCCGCGCCGAGGGCCGCGCCGCCAACACGCTGGCGTACGTCCACCATTACCAGGGCCGCTTCGACCAGGCCGACCAGGAGGCCGACGAGGTCGTCCGCATGGCGCGCTCCGTCGACGACCCGCTGCCCATCTGCTGGGCCCTGAACGCCAGGGGCGCCATAGCGCACTACCAGGCGCGGTACGAGGACGCGGACAAGCACCTCAGCCTGGCCATCTCCGGGTTCCGCGACGCAGAGGACCGCGCCGGCGAGGCCGCCGCTCTCTGCAATCTGTCCCGCATCCATCTGGCCACGGGCCGCACGGCCGACGCCGTCCGCATGGCCCAGCAGGGAGCGGACATGTACGACGAGATGGGGCACGCCCTCAAGGGCGCCAACGGGCGCTACGCGCTCGGCCTCGCCCTCACCGAGAGCGGTCGACTGGAGGACGCCGGCGAACAACTCCGCGAGGCACTCGCCGTGTTCGTCGACAGCCGCCAGCGGCTGTGGGAGGGCATGACGCTGTTCCGCATCGCCGAGGTCGACATCGCGGCCCGTCGGTACGGGGCCGCGGCCGCGGGGGCGGAGAAGGCCCTCACCGTGCTCCGGGGCATCGGCGGCGACTGGCGACGCGGGAACGTCCTGACCGTCCTCGGGCGGGCGCTGCACGGCATAGGGCAGTCGGGGCGGGCCCAGGTCTGCTGGCGGGAAGCCCTGGACATCTACGAGGAGTTGTCGGTTCCGGAAGCATCCGAGGTCAGGGCCCTGCTGGCCCCCGTGGCCGCCGCCTGA
- a CDS encoding amidohydrolase family protein: protein METFPKIISVDDHTVEPPHVWRDRLPSRYHDTGPRIVRAPLKEMTFLGGKFAPVMGAKGDDGPIGDWWVYEDLHRPLTRLDTAVGYDRDEIRLEVITYEQMRPGSHSVPERLADMDVNHVQSALCFPTFPRFCGQTFTEASDRELGLLCVRAYNDWMVEEWCGPEAHGRLIPLTLIPLWDPELAAAEVRRNAARGVRAVAFSEIPPHLGLPSVHTDHWDPFFRACDETGTVIAMHIGSSSRMPSTSADAPPAVGSTITFANCCFSMVDWLMSGKFERFPHLKIMYAEGQIGWIPYILERADVVWEENRGWGGVAEKVLRPPSELFAGHVFGCFFDDAFGLRNLDAIGAGNVLYETDYPHSDSTWPKSREVGEAQMGHLPADVVERIVRGNAIDLLGLTPEGLWRP from the coding sequence ATGGAGACCTTCCCGAAGATCATCTCGGTGGACGACCACACCGTGGAGCCCCCGCACGTCTGGCGGGACCGGCTCCCGTCCCGGTACCACGACACCGGACCCCGGATCGTCCGCGCCCCGCTCAAGGAAATGACCTTCCTCGGCGGAAAGTTCGCCCCCGTCATGGGGGCCAAGGGCGACGACGGCCCGATCGGCGACTGGTGGGTCTACGAGGACCTGCACCGGCCCCTCACCCGGCTCGACACCGCCGTCGGCTACGACCGTGACGAGATACGGCTCGAAGTCATCACCTACGAGCAGATGCGGCCCGGCTCCCACTCCGTGCCCGAGCGGCTCGCCGACATGGACGTCAACCACGTCCAGTCCGCACTCTGCTTCCCCACCTTCCCGCGCTTCTGCGGGCAGACCTTCACCGAGGCGAGCGACCGCGAGCTGGGGCTGCTCTGCGTCCGGGCGTACAACGACTGGATGGTGGAGGAGTGGTGCGGGCCCGAGGCCCACGGGCGGCTCATCCCGCTCACCCTCATCCCGCTCTGGGACCCGGAGCTGGCCGCCGCCGAGGTGCGCCGGAACGCCGCGCGCGGGGTGCGGGCCGTCGCGTTCTCCGAGATCCCCCCGCACCTCGGGCTCCCCTCGGTGCACACGGACCACTGGGACCCCTTCTTCCGCGCGTGCGACGAGACCGGCACGGTCATCGCGATGCACATCGGCTCGTCCAGCCGGATGCCGTCGACGTCCGCCGACGCCCCGCCGGCCGTCGGCTCCACCATCACCTTCGCCAACTGCTGCTTCTCGATGGTCGACTGGCTGATGAGCGGCAAGTTCGAGCGCTTCCCCCACCTGAAGATCATGTACGCGGAGGGACAGATCGGCTGGATCCCGTACATCCTGGAGCGCGCCGACGTCGTCTGGGAGGAGAACCGGGGCTGGGGCGGGGTCGCCGAGAAGGTGCTGCGTCCGCCGTCCGAGCTGTTCGCCGGACACGTCTTCGGCTGCTTCTTCGACGACGCGTTCGGGCTCCGCAACCTCGACGCGATCGGGGCGGGGAACGTCCTCTACGAGACGGACTACCCGCACTCGGACTCGACGTGGCCCAAGTCGCGGGAGGTGGGCGAGGCGCAGATGGGCCATCTGCCGGCGGACGTCGTCGAGCGGATCGTGCGCGGCAACGCGATCGATCTGCTGGGCCTGACGCCGGAAGGGCTGTGGCGGCCGTGA
- a CDS encoding RICIN domain-containing protein — MKTGKTTTALRALGTAAAALALVTGVQAPSASAQDLGGNAYKNLHSGRYLEVGGWSTANGALVNQWDYHGGSNQGWASTGSWVNGRWWGIEKNANSGKCLEVADWSTTNGATVRQWDCHGGANQQWDEHYISDDVFYLINRHSGKCLEIGGWSTVNGARAQQWDCTGGTNQMWTAQSRG, encoded by the coding sequence ATGAAGACAGGCAAGACGACCACCGCGCTGCGCGCACTCGGGACGGCCGCGGCGGCCCTCGCGCTGGTGACCGGCGTCCAGGCGCCCTCCGCCAGTGCGCAGGACCTGGGCGGGAACGCCTACAAGAACCTCCACAGCGGGCGCTACCTGGAGGTCGGCGGCTGGTCGACCGCCAACGGCGCCCTCGTGAACCAGTGGGACTACCACGGGGGCTCGAACCAGGGCTGGGCCTCGACCGGCAGCTGGGTGAACGGCCGCTGGTGGGGGATCGAGAAGAACGCCAACAGCGGCAAGTGCCTGGAGGTCGCCGACTGGAGCACGACCAACGGCGCGACCGTCCGGCAGTGGGACTGCCACGGCGGTGCCAACCAGCAGTGGGACGAGCACTACATCAGCGACGACGTCTTCTACCTGATCAACCGGCACAGCGGGAAGTGCCTGGAGATCGGCGGCTGGTCCACCGTGAACGGGGCGCGGGCCCAGCAGTGGGACTGCACCGGGGGCACCAACCAGATGTGGACCGCCCAGTCACGGGGCTGA
- a CDS encoding LLM class F420-dependent oxidoreductase, translating into MVVYGMQLPVQSQSAIYAEPWEAAAGPADLLAVARAAEAHGFDYLASCDHVAIPRRLAEAMSTVWYDPVATLSFLAAATERVRLLSHVAVVGLRHPLVTAKAYATLDHLSGGRLVLGVGAGHVPEEFEALGVDFARRGAVLDETMDALRAALGPEEYPEHTGERFAFKELGQLPRPAQERVPLWVGGSSPAAVRRAALKGDGWLPQGDPREQLAVQIRKLLRLRAEAGVAEPITVGAIAEPLYIGTPDWPVGRRTLSGRPEEIAASLRAYGEMGVHQIQVRFRSRSRTELTDQMAAFGTEVAPHL; encoded by the coding sequence ATGGTGGTCTACGGGATGCAGCTGCCGGTCCAGTCGCAGAGCGCGATCTACGCCGAGCCCTGGGAGGCGGCCGCCGGCCCCGCCGACCTCCTCGCCGTCGCCCGCGCGGCCGAGGCGCACGGCTTCGACTACCTCGCGAGCTGCGACCACGTCGCCATCCCGCGACGGCTCGCCGAGGCCATGAGCACCGTCTGGTACGACCCGGTCGCCACCCTCTCCTTCCTCGCCGCCGCCACCGAACGCGTCCGGCTGCTCTCGCACGTCGCCGTCGTCGGGCTGCGGCACCCGCTCGTCACCGCCAAGGCCTACGCGACGCTCGACCACCTCTCCGGCGGCCGGCTCGTCCTCGGGGTCGGCGCCGGGCACGTACCGGAGGAGTTCGAGGCGCTCGGCGTGGACTTCGCGCGCCGGGGCGCCGTGCTCGACGAGACCATGGACGCGCTGCGGGCCGCGCTCGGGCCCGAGGAGTACCCCGAGCACACGGGGGAGCGGTTCGCCTTCAAGGAGCTGGGCCAGCTGCCCCGGCCCGCACAGGAGCGCGTCCCGCTCTGGGTCGGCGGCTCCTCCCCGGCCGCCGTGCGCCGCGCCGCGCTCAAGGGCGACGGCTGGCTCCCGCAGGGCGACCCGCGCGAACAGCTCGCCGTACAGATCCGGAAGCTGCTGCGGCTGCGCGCCGAGGCGGGGGTCGCGGAGCCGATCACCGTCGGCGCGATCGCCGAGCCGCTGTACATCGGCACTCCCGACTGGCCCGTCGGCCGGCGCACCCTCAGCGGCCGCCCGGAGGAGATCGCCGCCTCCCTGCGCGCGTACGGGGAGATGGGCGTGCATCAGATCCAGGTCCGGTTCCGCTCCCGGAGCCGTACCGAACTCACCGACCAGATGGCGGCCTTCGGCACGGAGGTCGCCCCCCACCTCTAG
- a CDS encoding SDR family NAD(P)-dependent oxidoreductase codes for MGKLDGRVVLVTGAARGQGEQEARLFAGEGARVVLADVLDDAGATLAKELGEERAVYVHLDVTSEDDWAAAVALAKERFGKIDGLVNNAGILRFNELLSTPLEEFQAIVSVNQTGCFLGIRTVAPEIAAAGGGTIVNTASYTGLTGMAGVGAYAASKHAVLGLTRVAALELAAKGIRVNAVCPGAIDTPMSNPEGVDPAATAELYRKLVPLGRIGRPDEVAALALFLTGDDSAYITGQPFVIDGGWLAGVSLF; via the coding sequence ATGGGCAAGCTCGACGGGCGGGTCGTCCTCGTCACCGGCGCGGCACGCGGGCAGGGCGAGCAGGAGGCCCGGCTGTTCGCCGGGGAAGGGGCCAGGGTCGTCCTCGCGGACGTCCTCGACGACGCCGGCGCGACGCTGGCCAAGGAGCTGGGGGAGGAGCGGGCCGTCTACGTCCATCTGGACGTGACCAGCGAGGACGACTGGGCCGCGGCCGTGGCGCTGGCCAAGGAGCGGTTCGGGAAGATCGACGGGCTGGTCAACAACGCCGGCATCCTCCGCTTCAACGAGCTGCTCTCCACCCCCCTGGAGGAGTTCCAGGCGATCGTCTCCGTCAACCAGACCGGCTGCTTCCTCGGCATACGCACCGTCGCGCCCGAGATCGCGGCGGCCGGCGGCGGCACGATCGTCAACACCGCCTCGTACACGGGGCTGACGGGGATGGCCGGGGTCGGCGCCTACGCCGCCTCCAAGCACGCCGTCCTCGGGCTGACCCGGGTCGCCGCCCTGGAGCTGGCCGCGAAGGGGATCCGGGTGAACGCCGTCTGCCCGGGGGCGATCGACACCCCCATGAGCAACCCGGAGGGCGTGGACCCGGCGGCCACGGCCGAGCTGTACCGGAAGCTCGTGCCGCTCGGGCGGATCGGACGCCCGGACGAGGTGGCGGCCCTCGCGCTCTTCCTGACCGGGGACGACTCGGCGTACATCACGGGGCAGCCCTTCGTCATCGACGGCGGCTGGCTGGCCGGGGTCAGTCTCTTCTAG
- a CDS encoding LLM class flavin-dependent oxidoreductase: MEFGIFVQGYVGKRAETDPEAEHKALMEETEYVIQADRSGFKYAWASEHHFLEEYSHLSANDVYLGYLAHATDRIHLGSGIFNPLAPVNHPVKVAEKVAMLDHLSGGRFEFGSGRGAGSHEILGFMPGITDMNYTKELWEETIAEFPKMWLQDEYVGFQGKHWSLPPRKVLPKPYGKSHPAMWYAAGSPSSYAMAGKKGLGVLGFSVQKVSDMEWVVESYKTAIKEAKAIGDFVNDNVMVTSTAICAETHDKAVEIAVGGGLNYLQSLLFRYHDTFPRPEGIPEWPELLPEYSAEIIELLIQEELMICGDPSEVLAQCKRWEQAGADQLSFGLPIGISYEDTMNSIKLIGEHVIPEIDTDPIHRTTRFRQSAGS, from the coding sequence TTGGAATTCGGGATCTTCGTACAGGGATACGTCGGCAAGCGCGCCGAGACCGATCCCGAAGCCGAGCACAAGGCCCTCATGGAGGAGACCGAGTACGTCATCCAGGCGGACAGGTCCGGCTTCAAGTACGCCTGGGCCTCGGAGCACCACTTCCTGGAGGAGTACTCGCACCTCTCCGCCAACGACGTCTACCTGGGCTACCTCGCCCACGCCACCGACCGGATCCACCTCGGCTCCGGCATCTTCAACCCCCTCGCCCCCGTCAACCACCCGGTGAAGGTCGCCGAGAAGGTCGCCATGCTCGACCACCTCTCCGGCGGACGCTTCGAGTTCGGCTCCGGCCGGGGCGCGGGCTCCCACGAGATCCTCGGGTTCATGCCGGGCATCACCGACATGAACTACACGAAGGAGCTGTGGGAGGAGACCATCGCCGAGTTCCCCAAGATGTGGCTCCAGGACGAGTACGTCGGCTTCCAGGGCAAGCACTGGTCGCTGCCGCCCCGCAAGGTCCTCCCCAAGCCGTACGGGAAGTCCCACCCCGCCATGTGGTACGCGGCCGGGTCCCCCTCCTCGTACGCCATGGCCGGCAAGAAGGGCCTCGGCGTCCTCGGCTTCAGCGTGCAGAAGGTCTCCGACATGGAGTGGGTCGTCGAGTCCTACAAGACCGCGATCAAGGAGGCCAAGGCGATCGGCGACTTCGTCAACGACAACGTCATGGTCACCTCGACCGCGATCTGCGCCGAGACCCACGACAAGGCGGTCGAGATCGCGGTGGGCGGCGGCCTGAACTACCTCCAGTCCCTCCTGTTCCGCTACCACGACACCTTCCCGCGGCCCGAGGGCATCCCGGAGTGGCCGGAGCTCCTGCCCGAGTACTCGGCCGAGATCATCGAACTCCTCATCCAGGAGGAGCTGATGATCTGCGGAGACCCCTCGGAGGTCCTCGCCCAGTGCAAGCGGTGGGAGCAGGCCGGGGCCGACCAGCTCTCCTTCGGGCTCCCGATCGGGATCTCGTACGAGGACACGATGAACTCGATCAAGCTGATCGGTGAGCACGTGATCCCCGAGATCGACACGGACCCGATCCACCGCACCACCCGCTTCCGCCAGTCCGCAGGCTCCTGA
- a CDS encoding N-acyl-D-amino-acid deacylase family protein yields MLDHLIKGATVVDGTGAPAYVADIGIRDGRIVLAGPGAVARTTEDATGLVLTPGFVDPHTHYDAQLFWDPYATPSMNHGVTTVAGGNCGFTLAPLHPDRPEDADYTRRMMSKVEGMALKALEEGVDWSWSSFAEYLDALDGRIAVNAGFMVGHCALRRYVMGADAVGGQPTPEQLAHMVALLKEAMEAGAWGLSTTQSSTHSDGDGAPVASRHATAEELIALSRAVGEHEGTQLEAILAGCLDQFSDDEIELFVEMTAAAGRPLNWNVLTIDAAVPERVPRQLTASERARKSGGRIVALTMPILTPMNMSLGTFCALNLIPGWGEILGLPLPERIAKLRDPDVRAEMLRRADSKEAGVFRRLAHFGRYVIGDTYSPENEGLTGRVVDDIAAERGQDAFQCLVEICANDELRTVLWPMPSDNDPASWALRRETWDHEDVLLGGSDAGAHLDRMCGAPYTTRFLGDCLRGRKLVPLERAVRMLTDDPARLFGLRERGRIAEGFHADLVLFDPERIDAGPATLVHDLPGDSPRLDSRAVGIVSVRVNGVETVRDDEVTGAVPGKVLRSGRDTRTVATR; encoded by the coding sequence ATGCTCGATCACCTGATCAAGGGCGCCACCGTCGTGGACGGCACCGGCGCCCCCGCCTACGTCGCCGACATCGGCATCCGCGACGGCCGGATCGTCCTCGCCGGGCCCGGCGCGGTCGCCCGTACGACCGAGGACGCCACCGGTCTCGTCCTCACGCCCGGCTTCGTCGACCCCCACACCCACTACGACGCCCAGCTGTTCTGGGACCCGTACGCCACCCCGTCCATGAACCACGGCGTCACCACCGTCGCCGGCGGCAACTGCGGTTTCACCCTCGCCCCGCTCCACCCGGACCGGCCCGAGGACGCCGACTACACCCGCCGCATGATGTCCAAGGTCGAGGGCATGGCCCTGAAGGCCCTGGAGGAGGGCGTCGACTGGAGCTGGTCGTCCTTCGCCGAGTACCTCGACGCCCTCGACGGCCGCATCGCCGTCAACGCCGGTTTCATGGTGGGCCACTGCGCCCTGCGCCGGTACGTGATGGGCGCCGACGCCGTCGGCGGGCAGCCCACCCCCGAGCAGCTCGCGCACATGGTCGCCCTGCTCAAGGAGGCCATGGAGGCCGGTGCCTGGGGGCTGTCCACCACCCAGTCGTCCACCCACTCCGACGGTGACGGCGCCCCCGTCGCCTCCCGGCACGCCACCGCGGAGGAGCTCATCGCGCTCTCCCGCGCCGTCGGCGAGCACGAGGGCACCCAGCTCGAAGCGATCCTGGCCGGCTGTCTCGACCAGTTCTCCGACGACGAGATCGAGCTGTTCGTCGAGATGACGGCGGCGGCCGGACGACCCCTCAACTGGAACGTCCTCACCATCGACGCCGCCGTCCCCGAACGCGTCCCGCGCCAGCTCACCGCCTCCGAGCGGGCCCGGAAGTCCGGCGGCCGGATCGTCGCCCTCACCATGCCGATCCTGACCCCGATGAACATGTCGCTCGGGACGTTCTGCGCCCTCAACCTCATCCCGGGGTGGGGCGAGATCCTCGGACTTCCCCTCCCCGAGCGGATCGCGAAGCTCCGCGACCCGGACGTGCGGGCCGAGATGCTGCGGCGCGCCGACTCCAAGGAGGCCGGGGTCTTCCGGCGCCTCGCCCACTTCGGGCGGTACGTCATCGGGGACACGTACAGCCCCGAGAACGAGGGCCTCACCGGCCGCGTCGTCGACGACATCGCGGCCGAGCGCGGCCAGGACGCCTTCCAGTGTCTCGTCGAGATCTGCGCCAACGACGAGCTGCGGACCGTCCTGTGGCCGATGCCCAGCGACAACGACCCGGCCTCCTGGGCGCTGCGCCGCGAGACCTGGGACCACGAGGACGTGCTGCTCGGCGGCTCCGACGCGGGCGCCCACCTGGACCGGATGTGCGGGGCGCCCTACACGACGCGGTTCCTCGGCGACTGTCTGCGCGGCCGGAAGCTCGTCCCCCTGGAGCGGGCGGTGCGGATGCTGACCGACGACCCGGCCCGGCTCTTCGGGCTCCGCGAGCGCGGCCGGATCGCCGAGGGCTTCCACGCCGACCTGGTCCTCTTCGATCCGGAGCGGATCGACGCCGGTCCGGCGACCCTCGTGCACGACCTGCCGGGGGACAGCCCGCGGCTCGACTCGCGCGCGGTCGGCATCGTGTCGGTGCGGGTCAACGGCGTGGAGACGGTACGGGACGACGAGGTGACCGGCGCGGTCCCGGGGAAGGTACTGCGCTCCGGCCGTGACACGAGGACGGTGGCGACCAGGTGA